From a single Vibrio tubiashii genomic region:
- the glnS gene encoding glutamine--tRNA ligase, with the protein MSEAEARPSNFIRQIIDKDLADGKHTSVHTRFPPEPNGYLHIGHAKSICLNFGIAQDYQGKCNLRFDDTNPEKEDVEYVESIKNDVSWLGFEWDGDVCYSSNYFDKLYGYAVELINKGLAYVEELSPEQIREYRGTLTQPGKPSPYRDRTPEENLALFEKMRDGGFEEGKACLRAKIDLASSFIVLRDPVLYRVRFAEHHQTGDKWCIYPMYDFTHCISDALEGITHSLCTLEFQDNRRLYDWVLENITIDCQPHQYEFSRLNLEYTVMSKRKLNQLVTENLVNGWDDPRMPTISGLRRRGFTPASIREFCKRIGVTKQDNMIEMSSLESCIRDDLNENAPRAMAVLDPVKIVIENFEEGKVESLTVANHPNKPEMGEREVPFTREVWIEREDFREEANKKYKRLVLGKEVRLRGAYVIKAERIEKDAEGNITTIFCSYDADTLGKNPADGRKVKGVIHWVSADKGLPAEIRLYDRLFTVPNPAAADNFAETINPESLVKLNGFVEPSLAQAQAEKGFQFERMGYFCTDIKDSKPEALVFNRTVGLRDTWAKIEAK; encoded by the coding sequence ATGAGTGAAGCTGAGGCTCGTCCATCGAATTTCATTCGCCAAATCATTGATAAAGATTTAGCGGATGGTAAACACACTAGCGTGCATACTCGTTTCCCGCCAGAGCCAAACGGCTATCTGCATATCGGTCACGCTAAGTCAATTTGCTTAAACTTTGGTATTGCTCAGGACTACCAGGGAAAGTGTAACCTACGTTTTGATGACACTAACCCAGAAAAAGAAGACGTTGAATACGTTGAGTCAATTAAGAATGATGTGAGCTGGTTAGGCTTCGAGTGGGATGGGGACGTATGTTACTCATCAAACTACTTCGATAAGCTATACGGCTACGCAGTGGAATTAATTAACAAAGGCTTAGCGTACGTTGAAGAGCTAAGTCCTGAGCAGATCCGTGAGTATCGTGGCACACTTACCCAGCCTGGTAAGCCAAGCCCGTACCGTGATCGTACACCTGAAGAAAACTTAGCGCTGTTTGAGAAAATGCGTGACGGTGGATTCGAAGAAGGTAAAGCGTGTCTACGTGCAAAGATTGATCTGGCATCTTCTTTCATTGTGCTGCGCGATCCTGTTCTTTACCGTGTGCGCTTTGCTGAGCACCACCAAACGGGTGACAAGTGGTGCATCTACCCAATGTACGACTTTACTCACTGTATTTCGGATGCGCTAGAAGGCATTACCCACTCACTGTGTACGCTTGAGTTCCAAGATAACCGTCGTCTATATGACTGGGTACTAGAGAACATCACTATTGATTGCCAACCTCACCAGTATGAGTTTAGTCGCCTAAACCTAGAGTACACGGTGATGTCTAAGCGTAAGCTAAACCAACTTGTCACTGAGAACCTAGTGAACGGTTGGGACGATCCTCGTATGCCGACTATTTCTGGTCTACGTCGTCGCGGCTTTACGCCTGCTTCTATTCGTGAGTTCTGTAAACGTATTGGTGTTACCAAGCAAGACAACATGATTGAGATGAGTTCTCTTGAGTCTTGTATTCGTGATGACTTGAACGAAAACGCACCTCGCGCAATGGCTGTGCTTGATCCGGTTAAGATCGTTATCGAGAACTTCGAAGAAGGCAAAGTAGAGTCTTTGACGGTAGCAAATCATCCAAACAAACCTGAGATGGGCGAGCGCGAAGTACCGTTCACTCGCGAAGTTTGGATTGAGCGTGAAGACTTCCGTGAAGAAGCGAACAAGAAGTACAAGCGTCTGGTTCTGGGTAAAGAAGTGCGCCTACGTGGTGCTTACGTGATCAAAGCTGAGCGTATCGAAAAAGATGCAGAGGGTAACATTACCACTATCTTCTGTAGCTACGATGCAGACACGCTAGGTAAGAACCCAGCTGATGGCCGTAAAGTGAAAGGTGTTATTCACTGGGTATCTGCTGATAAAGGCTTGCCAGCTGAGATTCGTCTATACGATCGCTTGTTCACTGTGCCGAACCCAGCAGCAGCGGATAACTTTGCTGAGACAATCAACCCTGAGTCACTGGTTAAGCTGAATGGTTTTGTTGAGCCAAGCCTAGCTCAAGCGCAAGCTGAGAAGGGTTTCCAGTTTGAGCGTATGGGCTACTTCTGTACGGATATTAAAGATTCTAAGCCAGAGGCTTTAGTGTTTAACCGAACTGTAGGTCTTCGCGATACTTGGGCGAAAATCGAAGCTAAGTAA
- a CDS encoding DUF4442 domain-containing protein, translated as MNKSLAKIYKPGVVKFALNSWPPFWGAGIKILSISDDFREVKMKLKLRWWNKNANRTQYGGSIFSLTDPVYSLMLMGILGERYYVWDKEASINFIKPGQSDLFAEFCVTQDQLEDILKQTADGDKCFPEFIIYVKDKQGNVVSEVQRKLYVRKKPQFREEDAEEQTA; from the coding sequence ATGAATAAGTCATTGGCTAAAATTTATAAGCCTGGAGTGGTTAAATTTGCGCTCAACTCTTGGCCACCTTTTTGGGGGGCGGGGATCAAGATACTCTCAATCAGTGACGACTTTCGTGAAGTCAAAATGAAACTTAAGCTACGTTGGTGGAACAAAAATGCCAATCGTACCCAATATGGCGGCAGCATTTTCTCTTTAACCGATCCTGTCTACTCTTTGATGTTAATGGGGATCTTAGGCGAGCGTTACTACGTCTGGGATAAGGAAGCGAGTATCAACTTCATCAAGCCGGGGCAAAGTGATCTGTTTGCTGAGTTTTGTGTCACTCAAGATCAGCTTGAAGATATTTTAAAGCAGACGGCTGACGGCGATAAATGTTTCCCAGAGTTCATTATTTATGTCAAAGACAAACAAGGCAATGTGGTGTCTGAGGTGCAGCGTAAACTCTATGTGCGTAAAAAACCGCAATTTAGAGAAGAGGATGCAGAGGAACAAACGGCATAA
- the fcrX gene encoding ferric iron uptake transcriptional regulator FcrX translates to MSDNNQALKDAGLKVTLPRLKILEVLQQPECQHISAEELYKKLIDLGEEIGLATVYRVLNQFDDAGIVTRHHFEGGKSVFELSTQHHHDHLVCLDCGEVIEFSDDIIEERQKEIAAQYNVILTNHSLYLYGKCADGSCKDNPDAHKSKK, encoded by the coding sequence ATGTCAGACAATAACCAAGCGCTTAAGGATGCTGGTCTTAAAGTTACCCTTCCAAGACTAAAGATTTTAGAAGTATTACAGCAACCTGAATGCCAACATATCAGTGCTGAAGAACTGTACAAAAAGCTGATTGATCTAGGTGAAGAGATTGGTCTAGCGACTGTATACCGCGTATTAAACCAATTTGATGATGCAGGTATCGTAACTCGCCACCACTTTGAAGGCGGCAAATCTGTATTTGAACTGTCAACTCAGCACCACCATGACCATCTAGTGTGTCTAGATTGTGGTGAAGTGATTGAGTTTTCTGATGACATCATTGAAGAACGTCAGAAAGAAATCGCGGCCCAGTACAATGTTATTTTGACTAACCACAGCCTTTACCTTTACGGTAAATGTGCTGACGGTAGCTGCAAAGACAACCCAGACGCGCATAAGTCGAAGAAATAA